Within the Clostridia bacterium genome, the region ACAGGGGCCAAACGTTATCTGTCAATGGAAATGAAAGGTGCAGAAGGTACAGATCTTAATACAATCAGGATTGAGTTTGCAGGTTCGGGCGAAGCATTATGGTTTAAAGATAATGTATTTAAAACTATAGGCGGTAAAAATCTGGATATAACCCTGACTACCGAATATAAGACTTTTGTTATTGACCTTGCTGCAAGCGGCGTTGATATGGCGTTTACTGCTATTCATTTCCATAGCGGAGATGCAGGCGAAAGCGGTACCGTTAATGTAAGGAATGTAAAGATATTTAATAATTATCAGCCGGATGATATGCTAACGATGCTTGATGAGGCAATAGATTCATCAGCCCCTACAGTATCCATCAATACCCAAAGCGATACTTATTATGTAGATGATGTTGTATCATTTACTGTAACCGCTCAGGATAATGTCTCACAAGCTCAAGCCATTTCAATAGAAGTAACTGTCGTTTTAACAAATGATGATTCAGTAGTTACTGTTACAGATAATTCCTTTATTCCGACCAAAGCAGGTGTTTATCTTATAACAGTAACAGCTCAGGATGAGGCGGGAAATATTTCAACAGCGACCAAACAGATAACGGTTGATGAAGCTGAAGAAAATCCCAAACTTGATAAGAAAAAAGGACTCAATGCAGGTCAGATTACAGGCATAGTAATAGGTTCAGTTGCACTTGCAGGAATCATTGCAGGATTGGCAATATATCTGATCAAAAGAAAAAAATCTTAAAACACGGAAGTAATTCATAATGATGCCAAAAGCCTTTATGTTGCATAAAGGCTTTTTGGTATTGTTTTTCAAGTGCTATTGAATTAACTGATTTCTATATGGTATACTAGAATCAAAGGGAAAAATGGGGTGAAAATATGCATAAAATGCTCATCATTGATGATGAATATCTTGTACGTACAGGTATAAGGGAAACTATCAATTGGGAGTTGTATGATATAGAAATTGTCGGAGAAGCTTGCGACGGTATACAGGGGATTCAACAAGCTATTTTACTCAAGCCCGATATTATTATTACAGACATAAAAATGCCTTTAAAAAACGGGCTTGATATGATAAAAGAAATTAATCAGACAGGATTGGATTGTGCTGCTATCATATTAAGCGGTTATAAAGATTTTGATTATGCCAAAACGGCATTGGAAAACGAAGTTTATTCCTATTTATTAAAACCCATTGATAACGATGAATTAATCAGAACGGTATTGGTTGCTTTGGAAAAGCTCAGAATTCGTCGTGAAAATGAAAAATACCGTATGGAATTGGAAGGCGAATTGCCTAACATCAGAAATAAAGTTATATTAGATATTTTATTGGGCAATTTTGATGATGAAGAAATTATTGAAGGCAAATTAAACCTATATAAATTTCCCTTAATCAAGCAAGGAAGCTGTATTTATTGTTCTTGCGATCAGAATGACAGCAATATTGTTCAGGATGTCAATGCTTTAAAAGAACTTAATAATTATATTATTAAAGAATTGCAGAAAGACAATTTAACATATATACATGAAATATTTAAGGGCTTTTCGGCTTTTATAATTAAACATGAAAAAAATAACGATATAGAAAAATACTTACAAATGGCGGTAAAGCTTTTTGAGAAAAAAAATAAAGAGATTGTTTCTATCGGTATAAGTGATTATTTTAATAGTGTTTTAGAAATTAAAGGGGCATTTCATACAGCAAAAAATGCA harbors:
- a CDS encoding response regulator gives rise to the protein MHKMLIIDDEYLVRTGIRETINWELYDIEIVGEACDGIQGIQQAILLKPDIIITDIKMPLKNGLDMIKEINQTGLDCAAIILSGYKDFDYAKTALENEVYSYLLKPIDNDELIRTVLVALEKLRIRRENEKYRMELEGELPNIRNKVILDILLGNFDDEEIIEGKLNLYKFPLIKQGSCIYCSCDQNDSNIVQDVNALKELNNYIIKELQKDNLTYIHEIFKGFSAFIIKHEKNNDIEKYLQMAVKLFEKKNKEIVSIGISDYFNSVLEIKGAFHTAKNASLKKIFPAINTISRANQDIKYNKIIQDALNYIAQNYYKDIVIQMVADELYVSSSNIMHMFKDVLGKTFNQCLTDYRMMVAKKLLRENDYKIYEIAEAVGYSDVKYFSQVFKKNSGFTPSQYIMQEKLMETDNAQA